One Acidobacteriota bacterium DNA segment encodes these proteins:
- a CDS encoding thymidine phosphorylase, whose translation MLILKAIEKKKAGQELSPAEIKRVIKSYVAGAIPDYQMAALLMAIYFRGLSEEETFRLTKEMMDSGKVLDLSFLPRPAVDKHSTGGVGDKISLVLAPLVASVGIFVPMVAGRSLGHTGGTLDKLESIPGFRTNLSAKEFVNQLEKVGAVIAGQTEEIAPADKKLYALRDATRTVDSIPLITASILSKKLAEGAYGYVFDVKQGRGAFMKTLEEARVLAYSLVSVSERMGKRATALITAMDQPIGMTIGNAVEVIEAFETLKGRGASDVVELTLALGSEMLFLAGAVENKEDAKLILEEKLTSGEALSKMREIIAAQGGDETAVDDYSLLPKPKAGREIVSPTDGYISGIDSYRLAVVVNKLGAGRADTDAPIDRSVGIVLKKKVGTYASKGEPLMEILYNEIEPTPELVGMALASFAFSEERPSLTPLVRERIATREGGG comes from the coding sequence TTGTTGATATTGAAGGCGATAGAGAAGAAGAAGGCGGGACAGGAGCTTTCCCCGGCAGAGATAAAGCGGGTTATAAAGAGTTATGTTGCCGGAGCGATACCCGATTATCAGATGGCAGCTCTCCTGATGGCGATCTACTTTAGAGGGCTTTCCGAGGAGGAGACCTTTCGTCTCACCAAGGAGATGATGGATTCAGGAAAGGTGCTCGACCTTTCTTTCCTTCCTCGACCTGCGGTGGATAAACACTCAACAGGAGGGGTGGGGGACAAGATATCCTTAGTCTTAGCGCCCTTGGTTGCCTCGGTGGGTATCTTCGTGCCTATGGTGGCGGGAAGGAGCTTGGGCCATACCGGGGGGACGCTTGACAAGCTGGAGTCCATCCCCGGTTTTAGAACCAATCTCTCGGCGAAGGAGTTCGTCAATCAATTGGAAAAGGTGGGAGCGGTAATAGCGGGGCAGACCGAGGAGATCGCTCCCGCCGACAAGAAGCTATACGCCCTTCGGGACGCCACCCGAACTGTGGACAGTATCCCTTTGATCACTGCGAGCATCCTTAGCAAGAAGCTGGCAGAGGGAGCTTATGGTTATGTGTTCGATGTGAAGCAGGGCAGGGGAGCGTTTATGAAGACATTGGAGGAGGCAAGGGTGCTTGCCTACTCTTTGGTTTCCGTTTCCGAAAGGATGGGGAAAAGGGCGACCGCCCTGATAACCGCGATGGATCAGCCAATAGGGATGACCATTGGGAACGCGGTTGAGGTGATCGAGGCGTTTGAGACGCTTAAAGGGCGAGGTGCCTCCGATGTGGTGGAACTCACCCTTGCCTTAGGATCGGAGATGCTTTTCCTTGCCGGTGCTGTCGAGAATAAAGAGGATGCCAAGTTGATCCTTGAGGAGAAGCTTACCTCTGGGGAGGCTCTTTCTAAGATGCGGGAGATCATCGCCGCCCAGGGTGGAGATGAAACGGCGGTGGACGATTATTCTCTCCTCCCCAAGCCAAAAGCGGGGAGAGAGATAGTGAGCCCCACTGATGGTTATATCTCGGGGATAGATTCTTACCGTTTGGCAGTGGTGGTCAATAAATTAGGGGCAGGGAGAGCCGATACCGATGCCCCGATAGACCGCTCGGTGGGGATAGTTCTCAAGAAGAAAGTGGGGACTTACGCCAGTAAGGGAGAGCCGTTGATGGAGATCCTGTATAACGAGATAGAGCCTACCCCCGAGCTTGTAGGTATGGCACTTGCCAGTTTCGCCTTTTCTGAGGAGCGTCCTTCGTTGACCCCTCTTGTTCGAGAACGGATAGCAACGAGGGAAGGAGGGGGTTAA
- a CDS encoding phosphopentomutase, whose translation MGHKPFSRVILIVLDSVGVGELPDAHLFGDEGSNTLLHIAESVGLHLPNLARRGLGNIIPLPGVPPEREPIAAYGKMAELAPGKDTTSGHWEMVGIELKKPFPTYPSGFPRRVIEEFEERIGRRVLGNFPASGTVIIEEIGEIHLKTGFPIIYTSADSVFQIAAHEEVIPVPELYEMCREARKILRGDDEVVRVIARPFIGKPGSFRRTERREDFSIAPPEPNLLGLLSKAGFPVVGVGKIKDIFAGCGITKAVHTGNNREGMETVLKVMGEVDRGLIFTNLVDFDMLYGHRNDPRGYAKALEEFDAFLPRLEERKEEGDLLVITADHGCDPTTESTDHSREYVPLLIWGERVKQGVNLGVRRSFADLGQTIAENFGLTPLPLGESFLSKVI comes from the coding sequence TTGGGACATAAGCCATTTTCCCGGGTTATCCTCATCGTATTGGATAGTGTGGGGGTAGGGGAACTTCCCGATGCCCACCTCTTCGGTGATGAGGGAAGCAATACCTTGCTTCATATCGCAGAGAGTGTAGGGCTTCATCTCCCCAACCTTGCCAGACGGGGTTTAGGGAATATAATTCCTCTCCCCGGCGTACCGCCAGAGAGGGAACCGATAGCTGCCTATGGGAAGATGGCGGAGTTGGCACCGGGCAAGGATACCACATCCGGCCATTGGGAGATGGTCGGTATCGAGCTTAAAAAGCCCTTCCCCACCTATCCCTCCGGTTTTCCCCGTAGGGTGATCGAGGAGTTTGAGGAGAGAATAGGAAGAAGGGTGCTTGGGAACTTCCCTGCCTCGGGAACGGTGATAATCGAAGAGATAGGAGAGATTCATTTAAAAACGGGTTTCCCCATCATCTATACCTCTGCCGACTCCGTTTTTCAGATCGCCGCTCATGAGGAGGTCATCCCGGTTCCCGAGCTCTATGAGATGTGTCGGGAAGCGAGAAAGATACTTCGTGGTGATGACGAGGTGGTCCGGGTCATCGCTCGCCCCTTTATTGGGAAACCAGGTTCCTTCAGGAGAACGGAGAGAAGGGAGGACTTCTCCATTGCTCCTCCTGAGCCCAACCTCCTTGGTCTCCTTTCGAAGGCTGGTTTTCCGGTGGTGGGTGTCGGTAAGATAAAGGATATCTTTGCTGGTTGTGGGATTACCAAGGCGGTCCATACGGGTAATAACCGGGAGGGGATGGAGACAGTGCTCAAGGTGATGGGGGAGGTGGATAGGGGACTTATCTTTACAAATCTGGTCGATTTTGATATGCTTTATGGGCATAGGAACGATCCCAGAGGATACGCCAAGGCGCTTGAAGAGTTTGACGCCTTTCTTCCGAGACTTGAGGAAAGAAAGGAGGAGGGTGATCTTTTGGTTATAACCGCTGATCATGGTTGCGATCCTACTACTGAGAGCACCGATCACTCGCGGGAATATGTCCCCCTCCTTATATGGGGGGAAAGGGTTAAGCAAGGCGTTAATCTCGGAGTACGAAGGAGTTTTGCCGATTTGGGACAGACCATCGCGGAGAATTTCGGTCTCACTCCCCTTCCTCTTGGGGAGAGTTTTCTTTCAAAGGTGATCTAA
- a CDS encoding VanZ family protein encodes MNKRRKSVFVLYIALFFSLFLPLSAPYISLIRSYLRFHLGGYFDLFLLVFLSIAGAVVSYLLVRGFKRSFRFSLIGLSLMAGALILSFYFIPHIGLIEGVHFIEYGVLTLLFVIGLKPDERGIFSIVAAVSLSLLVSLADETVQFLVSSRVGELRDLLLNFFAVVAGCGLTLVATSSSFRGKGSSRFLLFISLLISILLLSFFLFAFFAERGYVVRGDGYLFRSRFPKERLVLLAKERGRLWLSAKERFKPRLLGKRRSVWEREDYYLTEAQAHTRIRNEFKKKGDLYSAYFEDRILMDFYLPYLLATDQSWGRAERLAIEKKVKLGGLPYRSKAFPHLIVGADWFFLFFFLIGVIIVVKFLFIWVLPRRLKIIGT; translated from the coding sequence ATGAATAAACGAAGAAAGAGCGTTTTTGTGCTTTATATTGCCCTTTTCTTCTCCCTTTTTCTACCCCTTTCAGCCCCTTACATCTCCCTTATCCGGAGCTATCTCCGCTTTCATCTCGGTGGTTATTTTGACCTTTTTCTCCTCGTTTTTCTCTCCATCGCCGGAGCGGTAGTTTCCTATTTGTTGGTTAGAGGCTTCAAGAGAAGTTTTCGCTTTTCCCTAATCGGGCTTAGCCTGATGGCGGGGGCGCTTATTTTATCTTTCTATTTTATCCCTCATATCGGGTTGATCGAGGGGGTTCATTTCATCGAATATGGGGTGCTAACCCTTTTGTTTGTCATTGGCCTTAAGCCTGATGAAAGGGGGATTTTCTCAATAGTAGCAGCTGTTTCCCTGTCGCTTCTCGTCTCTTTAGCTGATGAAACCGTTCAATTCCTCGTCTCTTCGCGGGTGGGAGAGCTTCGTGATCTTCTCCTCAATTTCTTTGCCGTCGTTGCTGGGTGTGGTTTGACTTTGGTGGCGACCTCCTCTTCCTTTCGAGGAAAGGGAAGCTCCCGCTTTCTCCTTTTCATCAGCTTACTCATCTCGATCCTTCTCTTATCTTTTTTCCTCTTCGCCTTTTTTGCTGAGCGAGGCTATGTAGTGAGGGGTGATGGCTATCTCTTTCGTTCCCGTTTCCCCAAAGAGAGGTTGGTTCTTTTGGCAAAAGAGAGAGGAAGGTTGTGGCTTTCCGCAAAGGAGAGATTCAAACCGAGGCTTCTCGGTAAGAGGAGATCGGTCTGGGAAAGGGAGGACTATTACCTAACTGAGGCTCAGGCACATACCAGGATAAGAAACGAGTTTAAGAAGAAGGGGGACCTTTATTCCGCCTATTTCGAGGATCGGATCCTTATGGATTTCTACCTCCCCTACCTTCTCGCAACAGATCAGTCCTGGGGAAGGGCGGAGAGGCTGGCTATTGAGAAGAAGGTCAAACTTGGAGGACTTCCCTATCGGAGCAAGGCATTTCCTCATCTAATAGTAGGTGCCGATTGGTTCTTCCTTTTCTTTTTCCTTATCGGTGTTATCATAGTGGTGAAGTTTCTGTTTATATGGGTGCTCCCAAGGAGGTTGAAGATCATTGGGACATAA
- the ileS gene encoding isoleucine--tRNA ligase, with protein sequence MGKKKDYKETLNLPKTEFPMKADLPKREPLLIERWDRDRLYEKIREKRKDAPTFILHDGPPYANGHIHLGTALNKILKDFVVKSKTMLGFNSPFRPGWDCHGLPIEHQVDKLLGEKKKELSQLEVRRECRKFAEKFVAIQREEFKRLGVLGEWETPYLTIDPDYEATIIRQFGEFVARGDVYKGYKPVHWCSHCKTALAEAEVEYHDHTSPSIFVKFEAGEDVKKRIPALEGKRVFVLIWTTTPWTLPANLAIAFHPNYDYVAFEVGDEVYIVAKELLPTVTSECGFTDIKEIVSFKGKELEGTVCRHPFIERDSLIVLGDYVTLEQGTGCVHTAPGHGAEDYVVGTKYGLKIYAPVDDEGRFTSDVEHFAGLNVFEANPKIVKLLKEKGMLLSEGEITHSYPHCWRCKNPVIFRATEQWFISMDKNKLRDKAAAEVSRVRWIPAWGEERIRNMIVNRPDWCISRQRSWGVPIPVFYCQSCNKPLLSKDVVDFVADVFSKEGSDAWFAREADELLPPETRCPNCGGKSFTKELDILDVWFESGVSHEAVLGKRGDLPWPSDLYLEGTDQYRGWFQSSLLTSVEGRGEAPYRTVITHGFVVDAEGRKMSKSLGNIIFPEEIINKYGAEVLRLWVAMMDYRDDIKISTEIVERIAEAYRKIRNTCRFMLGNLYDFDPKKDSLPYSELTELDRFVLYRFYKVAGRVVKAYKDYDFHIVYHSLVNLCTVDLSAFYLDIIKDRLYVSHPNDRKRRAAQTTIYEITKGLSQIMAPVLSFTADEVWQYLPGEKEESVHLSSFPKEQEKPDADFIARWERVLALRDEVLKALEIARKDKKMINHSLDAEVVISAPEGLISSLSLSTPELEDIFIISKLTFAPLKEALYSSEEIAGLKIDVRKAPGEKCHRCWKYSEEVGKGAKYEDVCPRCHQVLEELKG encoded by the coding sequence ATGGGTAAGAAAAAGGATTACAAGGAAACACTCAATTTACCAAAGACCGAATTTCCAATGAAGGCAGACCTTCCGAAGAGGGAACCTTTGCTCATAGAGCGTTGGGATCGAGATCGTTTATACGAGAAGATACGGGAAAAAAGAAAAGATGCTCCAACCTTCATCCTTCACGATGGACCTCCTTATGCTAACGGGCACATCCACTTGGGAACAGCGCTCAACAAGATACTCAAGGATTTTGTAGTAAAGTCAAAGACGATGCTTGGCTTCAACTCCCCATTCCGGCCCGGTTGGGACTGCCATGGCCTTCCCATCGAACATCAGGTGGATAAGCTTCTGGGAGAGAAGAAGAAAGAGCTATCCCAACTTGAGGTAAGAAGGGAATGTCGGAAGTTCGCTGAGAAGTTCGTAGCCATCCAAAGAGAGGAATTCAAACGGCTGGGCGTTCTTGGAGAGTGGGAAACTCCCTATCTCACCATAGACCCCGATTACGAGGCAACTATCATCCGTCAGTTCGGGGAATTCGTCGCCCGGGGAGATGTATATAAAGGATACAAACCGGTCCACTGGTGCTCCCACTGCAAAACCGCTTTAGCCGAAGCGGAGGTGGAGTACCATGATCATACCTCCCCGTCAATATTCGTCAAATTCGAAGCAGGGGAGGATGTTAAAAAGAGGATACCCGCCCTCGAGGGCAAAAGGGTATTCGTCCTCATCTGGACCACTACCCCCTGGACCCTTCCCGCTAATTTAGCCATTGCCTTCCACCCAAATTACGATTATGTCGCCTTTGAGGTGGGCGATGAGGTCTATATAGTTGCCAAGGAACTGTTGCCAACGGTCACGAGCGAATGCGGTTTTACCGACATCAAGGAGATCGTCTCTTTCAAAGGAAAGGAGCTCGAGGGGACCGTTTGCCGCCATCCCTTCATTGAGCGAGATTCGCTCATCGTGCTCGGTGATTATGTCACCCTGGAGCAGGGTACTGGATGTGTCCATACCGCTCCGGGGCACGGCGCCGAGGACTATGTGGTGGGGACGAAATACGGGCTCAAGATCTACGCTCCAGTAGATGACGAGGGGAGATTCACCTCCGATGTAGAACACTTCGCCGGGCTCAATGTATTCGAGGCGAATCCGAAGATCGTGAAGCTCCTTAAGGAAAAAGGAATGCTCCTTTCCGAAGGAGAGATCACCCACTCCTACCCCCACTGCTGGCGGTGCAAGAACCCGGTCATCTTTCGGGCTACCGAGCAGTGGTTCATCTCGATGGACAAGAACAAACTTCGGGATAAGGCAGCTGCGGAGGTCTCCCGGGTGCGTTGGATCCCTGCCTGGGGTGAAGAGCGGATAAGGAATATGATCGTGAATAGGCCCGATTGGTGTATCTCCCGGCAAAGGAGCTGGGGGGTACCCATCCCTGTTTTCTACTGCCAAAGCTGTAACAAACCTCTGCTTAGCAAGGATGTCGTTGATTTCGTTGCCGATGTATTCTCGAAGGAGGGTTCCGATGCCTGGTTCGCCCGGGAAGCGGATGAACTCCTTCCTCCGGAAACCCGTTGTCCCAACTGTGGCGGGAAGAGCTTCACCAAAGAGCTTGATATCCTCGATGTCTGGTTCGAATCCGGGGTAAGCCATGAGGCGGTATTGGGGAAAAGAGGGGACCTCCCCTGGCCCTCGGACCTCTACCTGGAGGGAACGGATCAGTACCGAGGATGGTTCCAGAGTTCACTACTTACCTCAGTAGAGGGCCGGGGCGAAGCGCCATATCGCACGGTCATCACCCACGGCTTCGTGGTTGACGCCGAGGGGAGGAAGATGTCCAAATCACTCGGCAACATCATCTTTCCCGAGGAGATAATCAATAAATACGGCGCCGAGGTTCTCAGGCTGTGGGTGGCGATGATGGACTATCGGGATGACATCAAGATCTCAACCGAGATAGTGGAGCGGATCGCCGAAGCCTATCGCAAGATAAGAAATACCTGCCGTTTTATGCTGGGGAACCTCTACGATTTCGATCCGAAAAAAGATAGCCTCCCCTACTCTGAGCTTACGGAGCTCGATAGATTCGTCCTTTATCGGTTCTACAAGGTGGCAGGGAGGGTGGTAAAGGCTTATAAGGATTACGATTTTCACATCGTCTACCACTCCCTGGTCAACCTCTGCACCGTCGATCTTTCTGCCTTCTATCTCGATATCATAAAGGACAGGCTCTATGTCTCCCATCCCAACGACAGGAAAAGACGAGCGGCACAGACCACGATCTACGAGATCACCAAAGGGTTATCCCAGATAATGGCTCCTGTCCTCTCGTTCACCGCTGATGAGGTCTGGCAATATCTTCCGGGCGAAAAGGAGGAAAGTGTCCATCTATCTTCATTTCCCAAGGAGCAGGAAAAACCGGATGCTGATTTCATCGCCCGCTGGGAACGGGTGCTCGCGCTTAGAGATGAGGTATTAAAGGCGCTCGAGATAGCGAGGAAAGATAAGAAGATGATCAACCACTCCCTCGATGCCGAAGTGGTGATCTCCGCTCCAGAAGGGTTGATCAGCTCGCTTTCGCTATCTACCCCGGAACTTGAGGATATCTTCATCATCTCCAAGCTCACCTTCGCTCCTCTCAAGGAAGCCCTCTATTCTTCGGAGGAGATAGCTGGTCTTAAGATCGATGTCCGGAAGGCACCAGGGGAAAAATGCCACCGCTGTTGGAAGTATTCAGAGGAGGTGGGTAAGGGGGCGAAATACGAGGATGTATGCCCTCGTTGCCACCAGGTGCTTGAAGAACTTAAAGGATAG
- the lspA gene encoding signal peptidase II codes for MLKGKGSFILIAFFSFILDQVSKLLIDRSLFPGESRVIINGFLDITYAKNTGAAFGLFSQSISPLKPILFYLFSIVAIAVIIYYILRFPARERGIQLALALIFAGALGNFLDRLRLGYVIDFIDIHLKGYHWPTFNIADSVICIGVGILIYKMITAPSEEKKEDASDII; via the coding sequence ATGCTCAAGGGCAAAGGAAGCTTCATTTTGATAGCCTTTTTCTCCTTTATCCTCGACCAGGTGAGTAAACTCCTTATAGATCGTTCTCTATTCCCCGGGGAATCGCGGGTAATAATCAATGGCTTTTTGGATATCACTTACGCAAAAAACACTGGAGCCGCTTTCGGGCTCTTTTCTCAGTCAATTTCTCCCCTAAAGCCGATACTTTTCTACCTCTTCTCAATCGTTGCCATTGCGGTGATCATTTACTACATCCTAAGGTTTCCCGCGAGGGAAAGGGGGATTCAGCTCGCCCTCGCCCTCATCTTCGCTGGGGCTTTGGGGAACTTCCTCGACCGGTTGCGGCTGGGATATGTCATCGACTTTATCGACATCCATCTCAAGGGCTACCATTGGCCCACCTTCAACATAGCAGACAGCGTCATCTGTATAGGGGTAGGAATACTAATCTACAAGATGATAACCGCTCCTTCGGAGGAGAAAAAAGAGGATGCATCCGATATTATTTAA
- the lgt gene encoding prolipoprotein diacylglyceryl transferase: MHPILFKIGPLTIHTYGVLIATAFLLGILYAMHEAKRENLPPARILDLGLIIVVGALLGGKLLLILVNLRYYFRHPGEILESLRYGGVYYGGLLLATALGIWYIKRASLPVGKTVDALAPGIALGQFIGRWGCFSAGCCYGKPLTFPLFKVVTNIPSYLSYWYEKPARVPWGLTFTNPYTHRTIGTPLNIPLYPTEILHSLAGLMILLILILMKRRKPFSGALFLLYLILYSASRFFIEYMRGDPRGALFGGALSTSQFIALIVGPISLAIFIYKKRAASNAAPNK, translated from the coding sequence ATGCATCCGATATTATTTAAGATAGGTCCTCTAACCATCCATACCTATGGCGTTTTAATCGCCACTGCCTTTCTATTGGGCATCCTCTATGCGATGCACGAGGCGAAGAGGGAGAACCTTCCCCCTGCTCGCATCCTTGACCTCGGGCTGATAATCGTGGTGGGCGCCCTTCTTGGTGGAAAACTTCTCCTCATCCTGGTCAACCTGAGGTATTACTTCAGACACCCTGGCGAGATATTGGAGAGCCTTCGCTACGGCGGAGTCTATTACGGAGGGCTTCTTCTTGCCACTGCCTTAGGCATCTGGTATATCAAGCGTGCTTCATTACCCGTCGGGAAAACGGTCGATGCGCTCGCTCCAGGGATCGCCCTGGGACAGTTCATCGGCAGGTGGGGTTGTTTTTCCGCTGGTTGTTGCTATGGAAAACCCCTTACCTTCCCCCTGTTCAAGGTAGTAACCAACATACCCTCCTACTTGAGCTACTGGTATGAAAAACCGGCGAGGGTTCCCTGGGGACTTACCTTTACCAACCCCTATACCCATAGGACGATAGGAACACCTCTAAATATTCCTCTTTACCCCACTGAGATACTTCACTCCTTGGCTGGGCTGATGATACTTCTCATCCTCATTCTTATGAAGCGAAGAAAGCCTTTTTCCGGAGCGCTATTCTTGCTCTACCTCATTCTTTATTCTGCCTCTAGGTTTTTCATTGAGTATATGAGGGGCGATCCGCGTGGCGCGCTCTTCGGTGGGGCTCTTTCCACCTCTCAATTCATCGCTTTGATCGTAGGACCGATCTCCCTCGCCATCTTCATTTACAAAAAAAGAGCCGCTTCAAACGCGGCTCCCAATAAATAA
- a CDS encoding sodium:alanine symporter family protein, translating into MLQKLVELTNAGSAYAWGTWMLALLLGTGILLTIRTKLVQIKRFPLAFRLMLRGAMGKDRFEKETGDLSPFQALTTALAATVGNGNIAGVATAIYWGGPGAPFWMFLAAILGMATKYAEATLGVKFRRKAEDGTIASGPMYYIEQGIGGSFGKTLAITFAVAGAIASLFSTGNMMQSNSVALAFNTQFKIPFWLTGVVMTFLAGLVVIGGIKRIGTVAERLVPTMVLLYIGGGLFIILAHFTAIPQAIWLMIKSAFTAKAAMGGFIGATVRQAIRRGVSRGLLSNEAGLGSAPIAHGTAKTRDPVRQGLIGIMEVFIDTIVVCMMTALVIILTGRWTSGLDSTALTISAFNSTIPFGGVIVALSSALFGFSTVIGWCYYGEQCLEYLFGLKITKPYRVVYLFLTFIGAILQKENLIIVWNVGDMANALMSVPNLIGLILLSGVVGKVTKDYFTKERTFIE; encoded by the coding sequence ATGCTTCAAAAATTGGTTGAGTTGACCAATGCGGGAAGTGCTTATGCCTGGGGGACCTGGATGCTTGCTCTTCTCCTCGGGACAGGTATTCTCCTTACCATCAGAACCAAGCTCGTTCAGATAAAGAGGTTCCCTCTGGCTTTCCGTTTGATGTTGCGCGGGGCGATGGGGAAGGATCGGTTTGAGAAGGAGACGGGAGATCTATCCCCCTTCCAGGCGCTTACCACCGCGTTAGCTGCTACTGTCGGCAATGGAAATATCGCTGGAGTAGCCACTGCTATTTACTGGGGAGGACCAGGAGCTCCCTTCTGGATGTTCCTCGCTGCTATCTTAGGAATGGCGACCAAGTATGCAGAGGCGACCTTGGGTGTTAAGTTTAGAAGGAAGGCGGAAGATGGCACCATAGCGAGTGGTCCAATGTATTACATCGAGCAGGGAATCGGCGGATCGTTTGGAAAGACACTGGCTATTACCTTTGCTGTGGCTGGGGCTATTGCCTCCCTTTTCAGTACCGGTAATATGATGCAGTCGAATTCGGTGGCTTTAGCCTTTAATACTCAGTTCAAGATCCCCTTCTGGCTTACCGGTGTGGTGATGACCTTTCTCGCTGGGTTGGTGGTTATCGGTGGGATAAAGCGAATAGGCACGGTGGCGGAGAGGTTGGTTCCCACTATGGTTCTCCTCTATATCGGTGGAGGGTTGTTCATTATCTTGGCGCATTTTACCGCTATACCTCAGGCGATCTGGTTGATGATAAAAAGTGCATTTACTGCCAAGGCGGCGATGGGTGGGTTTATCGGTGCCACCGTGAGACAAGCGATAAGAAGAGGGGTTTCCCGGGGGCTGCTTTCAAACGAGGCAGGACTTGGTTCCGCACCCATTGCCCATGGAACTGCCAAGACCCGCGATCCTGTTCGTCAGGGATTGATCGGTATAATGGAGGTCTTCATCGACACCATTGTCGTCTGTATGATGACCGCTCTCGTTATTATCCTTACCGGCCGTTGGACTTCGGGGTTGGACAGTACCGCCCTCACTATATCTGCTTTTAACAGTACCATTCCCTTTGGCGGGGTGATTGTTGCTTTGAGTTCAGCGCTCTTCGGTTTCAGTACAGTTATTGGCTGGTGTTATTACGGTGAGCAGTGTCTCGAGTATCTCTTCGGTCTCAAGATAACCAAACCCTATCGGGTGGTCTATCTCTTCCTGACATTTATTGGGGCGATCCTTCAGAAGGAGAACCTGATAATAGTGTGGAATGTTGGCGATATGGCAAACGCCCTTATGTCGGTGCCCAATCTGATTGGGCTTATTCTCTTAAGCGGGGTGGTAGGAAAGGTCACCAAGGATTATTTCACCAAGGAGCGAACCTTTATCGAATAA
- a CDS encoding RluA family pseudouridine synthase, producing MEEIEVVVGPGETGTRLDIFLMRYCRKHTRAQIQRLIDEGLILVDGEVKKRSYRVKEGERVKGTLKPPPAIKLEPEEIPLHIVYEDDELVVVNKPPGMVVHPSSGHFKSTLVNALLHHCTTLSEGSDPVRPGIVHRLDKGTSGLMVVAKNNFAHKILGEQFQQHLIKKEYFALCWGELKDDERKIEAPIGRNKKNRKKYAVIPEGKEAITIVKVKERFSGFTLVSASPLTGRTHQIRVHLSHIGHPLVGDPLYGGARIKGKVEEELAQIIKDLNRPALHSAKLGFYHPESGEYLEFYQPLPDDMKGLLDYLREGRGI from the coding sequence ATGGAAGAAATAGAGGTGGTGGTCGGTCCTGGAGAAACGGGGACGAGGCTCGATATCTTTCTTATGCGTTATTGCAGGAAGCACACCAGGGCACAAATACAGCGACTGATAGATGAGGGGCTGATCCTAGTCGATGGAGAGGTGAAAAAGCGGAGCTACCGCGTAAAGGAGGGGGAGCGGGTAAAAGGAACCCTTAAACCTCCGCCAGCTATAAAACTCGAGCCGGAGGAGATCCCTCTCCATATCGTCTATGAGGACGACGAATTGGTGGTGGTGAACAAACCTCCGGGAATGGTGGTTCACCCTTCATCAGGCCATTTCAAAAGCACCCTGGTAAATGCCTTGCTTCACCATTGCACAACGCTCTCTGAGGGAAGTGATCCTGTAAGACCGGGTATCGTCCATCGGCTCGACAAGGGAACATCTGGGCTTATGGTGGTGGCGAAGAACAACTTCGCCCACAAGATCCTTGGGGAACAGTTCCAGCAACACCTGATAAAGAAGGAGTACTTCGCCCTCTGTTGGGGTGAACTTAAGGACGACGAAAGGAAAATAGAGGCACCAATAGGGAGAAACAAGAAAAACCGAAAGAAATACGCTGTCATTCCCGAGGGGAAAGAGGCGATAACTATCGTTAAGGTGAAGGAGCGTTTCTCCGGTTTTACCTTAGTCTCCGCCTCACCCCTCACCGGGAGAACGCATCAGATCCGAGTTCATCTTTCTCATATCGGCCATCCCTTAGTAGGGGATCCCCTCTATGGTGGAGCGCGCATCAAGGGCAAGGTGGAAGAGGAGCTTGCTCAGATAATAAAGGACCTCAACCGCCCTGCTCTCCACTCAGCCAAACTCGGCTTCTATCATCCGGAAAGCGGGGAGTATTTAGAATTCTACCAACCCCTACCAGACGATATGAAAGGATTGCTCGACTACCTTAGGGAAGGACGAGGCATTTGA